In Halosegnis marinus, one genomic interval encodes:
- a CDS encoding helix-turn-helix transcriptional regulator, which produces MTRPVLAVVCTLLLATAGLGAGAAPGAAAAPPAELTQQDFDRTQFGITVYANGSARWTFTFRRTLENASEEEAFRDYAAEFETNETQLYTGFVADAEALTAEGTNVTGREMAATAFRRSAEVDEGVSSTDAPEGIVRMSFRWTNFARVDGDRVVVGDVFEGGLYIGASQSLVVRPGPALDFRSVAPPPDSQGDPASLADSDSVTWQGERSFADERPRAVFGPPVTDTTDGGDTGPTATATDGSDTPTDDAPGGGFGALPLVALAVVLLVGLAGGYAYRSGALGDDDGSATASADDAGGAGGAAVAAEPEISDEELMSDEDRVVAMLEERGGRMKQVNIVEETGWSKSKVSMLLSDMEEEGTLSKLRVGRENIVSLAGHEPDAAGSPFDDEE; this is translated from the coding sequence ATGACGCGGCCCGTTCTCGCCGTCGTGTGTACGCTGCTGCTCGCGACTGCGGGCCTCGGTGCCGGCGCGGCACCGGGAGCAGCCGCGGCGCCGCCGGCCGAACTCACCCAACAGGACTTCGACCGCACGCAGTTCGGCATCACGGTGTACGCGAACGGGTCCGCGCGCTGGACGTTCACCTTCCGGCGCACGCTGGAGAACGCCTCCGAGGAGGAGGCCTTCCGGGACTACGCCGCGGAGTTCGAGACGAACGAGACGCAGTTGTACACCGGCTTCGTGGCCGACGCCGAGGCGCTGACCGCCGAGGGGACGAACGTCACCGGACGGGAGATGGCCGCGACCGCGTTCCGGCGGAGCGCCGAGGTGGACGAGGGCGTCTCCAGCACCGACGCGCCGGAGGGTATCGTGCGGATGTCGTTCCGGTGGACGAACTTCGCGCGCGTCGATGGCGACCGCGTGGTCGTGGGCGACGTGTTCGAGGGCGGCCTCTACATCGGCGCCAGCCAGTCGCTCGTGGTCCGGCCCGGCCCGGCGCTCGACTTCCGGAGCGTCGCCCCCCCGCCCGACTCGCAGGGCGACCCGGCTTCGCTCGCCGACAGCGACTCGGTGACGTGGCAGGGCGAGCGCTCCTTCGCGGACGAGCGGCCGCGGGCGGTGTTCGGCCCGCCGGTCACCGACACCACCGACGGGGGCGACACGGGCCCGACAGCCACGGCGACCGACGGGAGCGACACGCCCACCGACGACGCCCCGGGTGGCGGGTTCGGAGCGCTCCCGCTCGTCGCGCTCGCCGTCGTCCTCCTCGTCGGCCTCGCCGGCGGCTACGCCTACCGCTCGGGCGCGCTCGGGGACGACGACGGCTCGGCGACAGCGAGCGCTGACGACGCGGGCGGGGCCGGCGGCGCGGCGGTCGCGGCCGAACCCGAAATCAGCGACGAGGAGCTGATGAGCGACGAGGACCGCGTCGTCGCCATGCTGGAGGAGCGCGGCGGTCGCATGAAACAGGTGAACATCGTCGAGGAGACCGGCTGGTCGAAGTCGAAGGTCTCGATGCTCCTCTCCGATATGGAGGAGGAGGGAACCCTCTCGAAGCTCCGGGTCGGCCGGGAGAACATCGTCTCGCTCGCGGGCCACGAACCCGACGCCGCCGGCTCCCCGTTCGACGACGAGGAGTGA
- a CDS encoding DUF5518 domain-containing protein — MGKGDTLLNAGIGAVASVVLAFLPFGIVLGGAVAGYLDCRPDDYRAGARVGTLTGLLALLPVLGILFTVGAFLGLGFLPLEVAGLGAVLLFVVVVLSAGYLVGGGALGGVVGAALVDEL, encoded by the coding sequence ATGGGCAAAGGCGATACCCTCCTGAACGCCGGCATCGGCGCCGTCGCCTCGGTCGTGCTCGCGTTCCTCCCCTTCGGCATCGTCCTCGGCGGGGCCGTCGCGGGCTATCTCGACTGCCGGCCGGACGACTACCGGGCCGGCGCGCGGGTGGGCACGCTCACCGGCCTGCTCGCGCTGCTCCCGGTGTTGGGAATCCTGTTCACCGTCGGCGCGTTCCTCGGCCTCGGCTTCCTCCCGCTCGAAGTCGCCGGTCTCGGCGCCGTCCTCCTGTTCGTCGTCGTGGTCCTCTCGGCCGGCTACCTCGTCGGCGGCGGCGCGCTCGGCGGGGTCGTCGGGGCGGCGCTCGTCGACGAGCTCTAG
- a CDS encoding dihydrofolate reductase, which yields MSREPEVVLVAAVAANGVIGRDGTMPWHYPEDLKHFKQLTTGHPVVMGRRTYESIVARIDGPLPDRTNVVLSRSALDLPEGAVHAGGTDEALALAAERDDVVYVVGGETVYEAFMSRADRLVLTELDDAYEGDTYFPELGPEWTETAREAREGLAFVTYER from the coding sequence ATGAGCCGGGAGCCGGAGGTCGTGCTCGTCGCCGCCGTCGCCGCGAACGGCGTCATCGGCCGCGACGGCACGATGCCGTGGCACTACCCGGAGGACCTGAAGCACTTCAAACAGCTCACGACGGGCCACCCGGTCGTGATGGGCCGGCGGACCTACGAGTCCATCGTCGCCCGCATCGACGGGCCGCTCCCCGACCGCACGAACGTCGTCCTGTCGCGCTCGGCCCTCGACCTGCCCGAGGGCGCGGTCCACGCGGGCGGCACCGACGAGGCGCTCGCGCTCGCGGCCGAGCGCGACGACGTGGTGTACGTCGTCGGGGGCGAGACGGTGTACGAGGCGTTCATGTCGCGCGCGGACCGGCTGGTCCTGACGGAACTCGACGACGCGTACGAGGGGGACACGTACTTCCCCGAACTCGGGCCGGAGTGGACCGAGACGGCCCGCGAGGCGCGCGAGGGGCTCGCGTTCGTCACCTACGAGCGCTAG